The genomic stretch AGTTTAACAAGGTTGGTAGAAGAATGTGTTAAACTTTTATCTGACTGCCCTATTCTATTTTTAATCAACTGCTACACAGCAAGTTTTTCTAATATATCATTAAAAAATATCTTATCCTCATCTATAAAAAATAAAGGCAATTTTGAAAGCGGAGAGATAGGACTTCCAATAGAAAACTCAGATATGATTCTTCCTTGCGGTATATATTCAAGATTTTATACATAAAAAAAGGAGCTTTTCTTATAAAAAAAGCCCCTTTAATCATCTTTCAAACTAATATTAATAGCTTATTGTCTCGCCTTTCTCATGTATTTCTAAAAATCTTAATAATTCTGCCTTTACCTCATCAGCAGTATCCAAAGTAAGAACTCTTTTAGCAAGCATCTGACATTCAGTCTTATCTAAAGATATAATCATTTTCTTAACTTCAGGTATTGATATAGCCGACATAGAAAATACATCTAAACCTAATCCAAACAACAAAGGTACAGCAAGTAAATCCCCTGCTAATTCCCCACACATAGAAATAATAATACCATTAGCATGAGCCCCATCTATAGCCATTTTTATAGCTATAAGTACTGAAGGATTATAAGGATCGCATATACTAGCTATTTTTTCATTTCCTCTGTCTGCTGCCAAAGTATATTGAGTTAAATCATTAGTACCTATGGAGAAGAAATCTGCCTCTCTTGCAAAAGCCTCTGCTCTGAATACAACAGAAGGCGTTTCTATCATCATGCCAAGTTCCAATGCCTCATTAAAAGCAATATTTTCTTTAACCAGCTCAAGTTTGCATTCATTAAATATAGACTTAGCTTTTCTGAGTTCTTCCAAAGAAACTATCATAGGAAGCATTACTTTTATTTTACCAAAAGCAGAAGCTCTAAGCAAAGCTCTGAATTGAGTTCTTATAATAGAAGTTTTATCTAAGCATATTCTTAAAGCTCGCCAGCCTAATGCCGGATTCTCTTCTTTAGGCATTTCTAAATAAGGCAGATACTTATCGCCTCCAATATCCATAGTACGTATAGTAACAGTATGTCCGCTCATAGCAACGGCTACTTCTTTATAAGCCTTAAACTGCTCCTCTTCTGTAGGAAAATCAGTATTTTCCATAAAAAGAAACTCAGTTCTGTAAAGACCTATGCCATCAGCACCATTTTTTAAAACTCCGCCTAAATCTGCAGGTGAACCTATATTAGCATATACTCTTATTTTTGTTCCGTCTTTAGATACAGCATCTTTATGAGCATATTCTTTCAATAAAGCTCTTTTTTTATCAAATTCATCTTTTAATTTTAAACATTCATCTATAGATTCTTTGGAAGGATCTATAATAACAGCTCCTGTATTTCCATTAATGATAATAGTTTGATTGTTTTCTAAATCTTTTAGAATTTCTCCAATACCAACTACAGCAGGAATCTCTAAAGATCTAGCCATTATAGAAGTATGCGAAGTACGTCCGCCTATTTCGGTAATAAAACCTAAAGTATTATCCAAATCCAAATTTGCAGTATCTGAAGGGGTTAAATCTCTGGCAACAACTACCGAGTCCTTTGGAAGATTAGAAACATCAGTAATTTCTTCCCCCTGAATATTTCTTATCCATCTGTCAGAAATATCGGCAAGATCTCCGGCACGCTCTCTTAAATATTCATCTTCAACTTCACTTAAAATTTTAGTGTAAACTTCTATACCTTGAGATAAAGCATACTCAGCACAAACCTTATCATCAGCAATAATATTATTAACTTCTTCAAGTAAATCTTCATCTTCAAGCAAAGTTATATGAGCATCAAAAATTGCTGCCTTTTCCTCTGAAACTTTTTTTGCTGTTGTTTCTCTAATTTTTAGAAGCTGTTCTTTTGTTTTATTTCTAGCTTCTAATAATTTCTTTTGCTCCTCAGCTACATTTGCACAAGGACATTTAGATACTACAATATCCTTCTTAAGAAGCAGATATACTTTTCCTATAGCTATACCGGGGGAAACCCCAATTCCACTAATTCTTTTTTCCATATTATAAGTCCAAAAAAAATTAATCTTTTAAATTAGCAAGAAACTCTTCTATTTTTTTTAGATTTTCTTGTTCATTTTCACCATCGCAATAAATAGTAAGTACTGAATCTTTTTTTACCCCTAAAGACAAAACTTTTAAAAGAGATGAAGCATTTACTCTTTTTCCTGCTTCATTTTCTATTTCTATTTTACAATTTTGTAATGTTTTTATAAATGTAACAAATTCATTACCAGGTCTAGCATGAAGTCCTGTATCATTTTGTATAGTAACTTTACCTGTAGTCATCGGCAAAACTCCTCCGTTCTTTTCTTATATATATTTTAAAGTATATCAGTTTTTTCTCATTTGTCAAATTATATATGTACTAAAAAGTATGTTTTATATACTAAATACATACTTTTTATTTAATTTATATCATGAATATAAAATTTATTACATACTATAATTAATACCATAACCAAAATATAGTATCATATTTTTGAAAACCATTTTAATAATTATTTAAACTATTTTATTTTTTAATATTTTTATACTGTAGAAAGATGAAATAGCATTAGTGCGGTAAGACAACATGCAAATAAAACATTAGACTTGTTTCAAAACTCAATTTATTAATACTCATAGTTTTTTAATTTAATATTTTTTTTAATTATAGTTTGGGCTTCACAGTTGTGCCAACCTCCACACTTCTTTTTGCCTTCCATACAAATTCCGTATCGCTATGAGTGCCATAGGAAGCGTGCAGCATGATTTTTTGATATTACCATACATTTAATACATATAATTAAAATATAAAGTTCTATCAATTCATCTTTATTAAATTTTTTATGCGGCAAAAAACTTAATAATTCTATATAAAGTGCATCAGTTGACAAAATGAAATAGTCCAGTATATACTAAAAATAGATTATTATAAAAAATATTAAAAACATAATCTGTATAATTAATAAATTAGAAAAATTTAATATATAATATTGTAAAGTAATTTTTATACAAAAATATTCAAATAGACTATTTGTTGTATATCATATTAAAATAAATTCCCTGAAGTACTAAAAAAGGATAAACTTTGCATTTTAAAAGTTTTAAATTTGATATACCGCCTGTAAGAAATATTTTTGATTTTATATTGTATTTAGATTTTATATATTTTTTTGCTTCTAATACAGCATAATTAACAGTTCCTATAGTATTATATATAGCTCCGGACATAATAGCATCTTTTACATTATTGTTTATCGGATTTGGTATTGACGATATAGGTCCTATTTCATAATAAGGAAGAGAAGTAATATTTGAAAGTGCCTGATAACTGGTTTTTGTTCCTGCTATTATCATACCGCCTAAGAATGTAAAATCTGAAAGCATAACACTTACTGTTGTTGCTGTACCCATATCTATAACTATAGAAGCATATTTATTATTATCATCATACCCATCAAGACATATAGAAGCATAAGTTGATAAGATTCTATCTATACCTACAGAATCTTTAGGTTCATATAAATTATCTTTAAGTTTTATATCATTGTGAGTAACTCTATAAGGATTAATATCAAAACAATCCTCTACACTGTCCTCAAACAGGTCATTTACTTTTAGCGATACACTGCTGTAAAATACATTTTTTATATTGCTGTAATTATTTTTTATTTCATCTAGTGCATTTACCAAATCCAAAGCATTACTATGCTCTATGGCTTTATAATATATTGGAGCATTATTATTATTTTCAAATATTGCTAACTTAACTCTTGTATTTCCAATATCAGCAAGCAAGTACATTTTCTTCTCAAGCCTCGTCCTTTATATTATTGCTTTCTAAAAAATTTCTAGTTTTTTCAAGTAAAAATTCTCTGTTATTTAATTCAGGCTCATCTAATATTAAATCAAGCAAATAATTTAATATCTTACCTATCAAAGGGCTGGGCTTTAGATGAAATTCATTAATCAAATCATTACCGTCTATTTTTAAATCTTTTACTGTTATAGCATTTTCTTCTTCAATTATCTTATCAATTCTAGCCAAAAGTTTAGGTATAGCCTTACTTTCTTTATCTTTTCTATGTCCGCTTCCAAGTCTGTCAGCTTCTCTCAATCTTAAAAGCGGCTTAATATTTTCAACACCAATAGCCCGCATAAATCTTCTAACTGCTCCGTCTGTCCACTCGTCCTGATAATAAAACATATGCTGCCTAACTAAAAGCGTTACAAAATCTATCTCAGAATTAGAATATTTTAATCTCTTCATTACATTTTTAGCTACTTTTGCACCAACAACCTCATGATTATAATAAACAGGATCATCTTGTTTTGATACTTTTTTCTGAACCATAGGTTTGGCTATATCATGAAAAAGTGCAGCAAGCCTTACTAATAAAGTTAATTCTTCAGTTTCTAAAGGCTCTACAGACTGTATGGTATGAAGTATATGATAATAAACATCGTATTTATGAAATTTATTCTGAGCAACTCCGTATCCTTGCATAAGCTCTGGAAGTATTAATGATAAAACCCCTGTTTTTCTTAAAAGCTCTAAGCCTCTGAAAGGATTTGAAGATAATAATATCCCATTAAACTCTTCACGTATACGTTCAGCTGCAATAGATGCAAGCATACCTGTAGAATGTGTTATAGCCTCAAATGTTTCTTTTTCTATTTCAAAATTTAATTTAGCGGCAAACCTTATAGCACGCATTATCCTAAGACCATCTTCTCTGAATCTCTCATAAGGATCGCCTACAGATTTTACTATTTTACGCTTAATGTCTTTCATACCGTCAAACATATCTATGAGAGTGCCGTCCAAAACATTATATGCCATCGCATTTATAGTTAAATCTCTTCTTGGTAAATCATCTTCTATACTTGAAGCATATTCTACATTGTCTGGGTGCCTTCCATCGCTATAATTACCATCGCTTCTAAAAGTGGTTATTTCAACATGCATATCCTCTATAATAACAAGTATAGTACCATGTTTTATACCAGTAGGAACTGTATATTTAAATATTCTTTGCACATCTTCAGGCTTGGCATCTGTAGTGATATCGTATTCATGCGGAGTAATACCCATTACAGCATCTCTTACAGCACCTCCAACCAAAAAACATTGAAAGCCCTCTATATGCAGTATCCTTGCTATTTCTTTTATCGGATGCGGTATATCTGTAAATATTTTCTTCACTTAATATCCTATTTATTTTATACTCTATATAGTATATACAATTTTTCATTAATTACAAATTATATTTTATATAAAATAAACAATATAATTAGGCTTAATAAAAAAATTATCTACAAACAGTTGTATAAATTTATTAACTATATAAAATTATATAATATTTAAGTTAATACATTATAAAATGATGTATATGTACTATATACTTAAACAACTATAGTTTGTCAAAATTAGTTTTTATATTTTTATTATTTTCGGGAACTAGCCCTGCGTGCCTTCGGCAACCCACACTTCTTTTGTGACGCTGTCCGCCTCGCTCTGCGTGCCGTAGGCAGGTGTGCCACAAAGAAGTAAAAAGGCTACATTTCAGGCTAAATTTAGTAATTTATTCTACATGTAAAACATAAATTAGTACTATTTAGTATTATTTTTAGACTTGCACTTTTTGGTTCTTTTTGCGGCGGGAAAAAGAACAATAAAAAAATTGATAAACTTAAAAATTTTTAGTATATACCTAAACAATTACAATTTGTCAAAATTAATTTTTTAAATTTAAAATATTTGCAGGGCTTTGCCCCGCACCCCAGTTCTTTTATTGGTATAAAAGAACCAAAAGAACTGCATTTTTAGCCTAAATTTATGGATATACACTACATTTAATACGTATATATAAAATATAAAGTTCTAGTAATTGCGTTTTTTGAGAATCGTACCGACGAAGTCCACCTGTGGTGTTGGCAACAACTTTTTACAAAGCCAGACACGCTGTGTGCCGCAGTCAAGCGAAGGCGGGAAAAAGAACAATAAAAAATTGACAAACTTAAGAATTTTCAGTATAAATATAAAAGGCTTTACCTGAAAATACAAGCAAAGCCTTTAACTAAAAATATGATTGATTATTGTTGTTTTTTATTGCAAACTATATCTTTATTTAAGAATTCTGCAGGAGCTCCTGGATTTTCTGTAAATCTAACTGTTACAGAATTATCAGAAAATTTTAAAGTACCTTTAATTGCATTTGGTTGACCATTATATGAACTAGAAATATTATAATCAGTACCATAACCAGTTATACCGCTCATATAATTTCCACTAAAATTTGGAGCTGTTGTATTGTTGTCGTTTGGAAACACTGCAATCATGTCGTTATTCACTGATACCCATACATATGCATTTTTATATTTTTCACCAAAAATCTCAATATTAGATAGGTCAAAAGTTTGTGTAGATACATAAGTATTACCGCTATACTGTTCTATGCCTTGTGAAGTTTTAGTATATGTAATCTCTTGTCCATCAATATTTACAGTTGCATTCTTTGCATCTGATGAAAATGTTATTGTAAACTCTCTACCATAAATTTTTACTTTATAACTAGGATCATTAGCCTCTAATACTTCACCTTTATTTCCACGAGTGCTATTGTATTCATATATATTACCGTTTATATCTATTTCTACAGCATCAGGGTTATTTGATGACGACCATATACCAGAATATTTTGGATCTATAGTTTTTGGTGTACTTGTATCTGGTGCTGTTTTGTCCTTATTAGAACAGCTTACTGATAACACTCCTACTAAAAATAGGGTTAGAAAGATTGTTGAAATTTTTTTACTCATAGTAAAACTCCTTTTAATTAGTTTTTTATATATAAATATCATTAAAGACATTTATTTCTATTTTAATTTAAATATTTTTAAATGTATTATTAAATTTAAATACGAATTTAAATTTATATATAAATTTATTACACTATATATTATTTTAAACAAATAGCAAGTATAATATTCGATTTTTTTACAATTTTATGCTATATTCTCGCGTATAAAAGTTTATCGAGTATAGAAGATTTAATACTAATTTATATAAATACTTACTCCTCAAATACAAGGAATTGAAGCGTTTTGATTATTAGTATTGTTTCATACTATTTTAGAAAAATTATTTCCCTCTAATGATAAGGATTTGAAGCGTTTGAAAATATATAAATAAAATTCTAAATATAATTAATGTTTATATAAGTTTTATATTTTGTAGTTAGAGAGTAAAATATTAAAATTATTAATTACTAATAAATTAAATTGCATGAAGTAAGAATAAGCTACTAAACTTTTATTAATTCTAAACCTTCAAGACCCTAGTCTTTTTTACCGCACACGCTCTGCGGACTTCGTTAAATGCAGTTCTTTCACCACAGGCGGACAGATTTCATAAAAGAACAGGAGTGCTGCGTAGTACACAGAGTATTCACTCTGTGTACTTCGTAAGGGAAAACCATGCAAATATTTTAAATTTAAAAAATTAATTTTAATAAACTGTATTTATTTAGGTATATACTAAAAATTTTTAAATTTATAAAACAGAAAAAAAATTTATTACTAATTTTATTTATTAATTAGATTAAACTCTATTAATTAAAAAATAGGCTTTACTATTATTTTTTTAATAACAGCAAAGCCTTTAAAATTATAAATCACTTACCAGTTGCATTTATAGTATCATAATTTGAAAAATCATCTCTGCTTTCCAAATCTTTCTGCTCATAGTCTTTAAGAGGTATTTTATTTCTTATAGCAGCATAAACTGTAGGCACTATAACAAGGGTAAATGCTGTTGATAATAAAAGCCCTCCAAGTATAGCCAAAGATAAAGGCTGATACATTTCGTTTCCGCTTCCGCCTGATAATGCCATAGGTAAAAGTCCTAATATAGTAGTGAGCGTTGTCATAAGTACTGGTCTTAAACGCCTAGGTCCAGACTCCAATGCAGCTTCATCTCCGCTTATATTTTTTTCATGCATAAGCTGATTCATATAGTCTATAAGCACAATACCATTATTTACTACAATACCTATTAGTACAATAAATCCTATGCCGCTGTATACACTTAAAGTTTGACGTCCTATAAAAAGTGCTATTAAAGAACCTGCAAAGCCAAAAGGAATTGCAAGTGCTATAACAAAAGGTGCTATGAAAGATTCAAACTGACTAGCCATTATAGCATAAACTAATACAAGTGCCAATATCAAAGCCTGAAGAAGCTGTAAGAAAGCATCATTCATATCTTCAAAATCGCCTGTATAATTAATATTAAATCCTGAAGGAATAAATACTTCCTGTTTTATTTTTTCCTGCACATCTGTCATTATTTCACTTAAAGCTCTGTTATATCCAGAGGCTTTTATGGTAGTTATTCTAGTGCTGTCTTTTCTCTCTATTTCTGTAGGTCCGTAACTTTTTTCAACAGTAGCTATAGAAGATATAGGAACTATACCGCTTGTAGTAGGTATCATAAGTCTTGATATATCGTCTATATTTAATCTGTCTGGCTCGCCCAACTGAACATTAACATCTATATCTGTAACATCAGAATTGGCTGGAGTCATAGTTGTAGCAGTAGTACCTGCAAAACTTGTTTTAACAATATTTGCTATAGTGTTTACATTGATACCCATTTTGGCAGCTATTTCTCTATTAACATATATTTTAAGTTCCGGATTGGAATCATCTCTGGTAAGTCTTGGTTCTCTTATACCTTCTATATCCGATATTGCAGCTATTATATTATTGGCTATTTCTGTAGCTTTATCCAAATCATCGCCTACAAGTTCTATCTCTATTTCATTTCCGCCTGTTCCTCCGTCTCTTCCTCCGCTATTTATTGCTGAACTTGTTATAGCTGCTATATTAATCTGTGCAGGATAAGAAACCAAAGCATTTCTTGTAAACTCTATATATTCATCAACCGATTTTTTTCTTCCCTCGCTTTTATCTCTTAACTGTACTCTTATTTCTGCTTTATTTTCATCAGAACCTGATTGTACTCTTGACTGCATTCTGTCAAAATCTTCTCCTATGAGATTTTGTATATCGCTTTCCATTCTAGTAACAAATGATTGTGTCTGCTCTGATTTTGTACCAACCGGCATTTCTACATCTATCTTAAACTGACCTTCATCTGAAGTAGGAAATCCCTCCTTACCTATAAAAGTTAAACCTAATGCTATTATTACAAATACAACAGACAATGAAGAAATTAATACTTTCTTTTTATTTTTTATAGAATAATGAAGCACGCTGGAATATAAATTATTAACTCTATTATGAAAGTTTTTATTAACAAAATTTTCTATAGGTATTAAGAACTTAGTTTTTTTATTCGTTACAAGTCTAGCTCCAAGCATAGGAACTATTGTAAGAGCTACAAATAATGAACCTATCATAGAAACTGTAACTGTAATACATAAATCTCTAAATAATTGTCCAGTCTGTCCTTCAACAAAAAGAAAAGGCAAAAATACCGCTATAGTTGTAAGAGTGGAAGCTGATATTGCAAGTGCCACAGAAGAAGTACCGTTTATAGCTGAAGAATATTTTCCATATCCATTATTTCTATAATAAAATATATTTTCTAAAACTACTATTGAGTTATCAACCATCATACCTATACCCAAAACAAGTCCTGATAATGAAATAATATTTAAAGTAATACCCATAAAATACATTAATGTAAATGTGATTATTATTGATATAGGTATAGAAATCGCTATTATAGAAACTGTTTTTATATTCCATAGATAAAGCATTAATATAATAACGGCAAATAATCCGCCCTGCCAAGCAGTATCAAGAACTCCGTTTATAGATTCATTTACATTGTCTGCATTATTAAAAAGTATCTCATATTCTACGCCCTCTGGAAGAGTAAGATTTGCAAGCTGTTTTTGAACTGCTTTAGATACATTAACAGTATTTCCTCCAGACTCTTTATTGACAGATACGGATATTGCAGGCATACCGTTAATCTTTACTATCTCAGAATCATCACTGTATCCCTGATAAACTCTGCCTATATCTTTTAATTTTATGGGTGTATCATTTGTTTTTAATGCTACAACAGTATTTTCTATATCTTCTACTGTGGTAAACTCTCCCATAGTTCTTAAAGTATATTTATAAACCCCCTCATAAGTTTCTCCTCCTGATAGGTTTTGATTCTCACTTGAAAGAAGAGAGACTATTGTATTAATATCTATTCCGTAGGCATGAAGTCTATTTAAAACCAAGTCTACTTTCATCTCAGTTTGAAGTCCGCCTCTAATCTCTGCCCTTGCTACTCCTGAAGCCTGCTCTATTTTATTTAATATCTGATTATCTATTAAAGTATACAATGCTCCCAAATTATCCGTTCCAAAGAATGCTATTTCCATAACTGGCATCATATCGGTAGAGAATTTAAATACTGTAGGGCTGTCGGCATCATCTGGAAGCGAATTTTTTACTCCGTCTATTGCTTCTCTTATATCTGCAGTAGCAACAGCTAAATCCGTGCCCCAGTTAAACTCTATAAATACGCTTGACTCCCCCTCTTGTGAAGTAGAAGTTATTGTATTAATATCGCTTACTGTAGCCACTGCATTTTCTACAATCCTAGTTACAGATTTCTCCACCTCTTCAGGTCCTGCATTCTCATATTCTGTTCTTACAGTTATATAAGGAAGCTCCATATCTGGTAAAAAATCTACTGCTAATTTACTTAAACTTACAAAGCCTAATATTAATACTGCTATCATACACATAAAAACCGCTACGGGTCTTTTTACTACCAATTCTATAAAATTTCTCATTCGCTTTTCACCCCTAATATTTAATATATAGCATACAATCTATTTTTTTTTATTTTATCTAATCTTTAGACGAATAAAACAAAAAAAAGTTTTAAACATATGTTTTATATGCCTAAATTTGTATCTATATACAGTGTGTAATAAATAATTATAACCTAAACAATTATATTTATCAATTTTTCATACTTGTTTCAAAACTAATTTTACATATTATCACAACAAATAAATAGTCAAAACATAAAAATCAATCTGAAATATTCTTTAATATGCTAATAATCATAGATATAGATAAAATTATAGTTATTATTATAAGAATAATATTAAGAATATTAAAAGCCTCTGTATTAAAAGTTCCTATATACTTTATTATAACGAGAAAAACTCCTACAAAACCTCCAAACATACCGTATAATTTAAGTCTAGTTAAATACTTCTTTGCAAAAGAATTAAATACATCATGTATATTTTTGGCATTCATCTTATCTATCTCTTCTTTTGTAATAGCTGAAAAATCTATTGCATCTATAATTAAATTAATATCATCTTCAGCACAATTAATAATCAAATTAAGAAAATAATATTTTAATTTATCATCTATAATAAAAGGTATATCATTTCTAAGTTTTGAAATTATCTTTTTTATCTCTTCAGATATGCTTGAGTTTATATATTCATTTTTATCTAAATTATCAAGAATATTATAAATTGATATTATAAAATTATTTAAATCAATTAAATTATCATAAAGTAAAAGACGCTCTATATCTGAGTATTTAAAAATATCTTTTAATATATCATCAAAATATTTTTCTATATTCAAACATTCTTTTATAGTAGTAGGATATAATGAGCTTTCTATATAATTTTTAATATCTTCTGTAACTTTATATCTGTTATTATAAATACTAATGCATAATTTTCTAATGAGTTCATAAAAATAAATATCCGTATTTTCTAAAAATGATTGAGTATACTTTTCTATTAATTTATAATCTATATTCTTAACAGAAAAATCAAATAATTTATCAAAAACATTTAATATCAAATACTCATTATTATTTATAGTGTCATTTAAATATTTTCTTAAACTATTTTCTTCATAAAGTTTTTCATTACTATTTTGTCCTATAAAATAAGAAACATTTTTTGATAAAATATTTTCATCTAAAAAATTAAAACTTATATTCATAATATCATATTTCATATCATCAATAAAAATAGGAATCTTTTTATTAATTAAATTTAATATTATTCTGTCTGTCAAATCTATAACCAAATCATTTTTCAAAGGAATATCTTTTATAATGGTCTCTCTTATCTCATACCTATTTTCTAATAATGTTTCATTTAATTTTTTACTCATCATAGAAAATATAAACTCACTGTTAGACCTAACAAGGTTTACAATTTCTCCGCCAAACATCTCCTTTATTTTTTTGCTGCTGTTTTTTGATATCTCATTATCAATAAAATATGCAGCAATATAAAATATTCTATCCCTTACAGAATTTGAATTAATAGCTTTTGTGGCATTTAAAACTATTATATTTTTAAATTTACTTAAATCTTTTATATTATCTATTATTATATTTTTTATAAAGTCTTTTAAGTTTATAATATTAATATTAGAAAGTAATAGTTTTAATACTGAAAATATATTATCATTTATATAATTTATTAATACTTCTTTATTATTTTTTATAATATTATATATATAATTATTTTTGATAATTAGTTTAATAATACCAGTCTTTATAAAATCAATATTATTAATTATAATAGTGTTAATACTTTCTTTTAAATATGAAAATATATTTAATTTATTTATTTTCTCATCTTCAAGCATATAATTAAAAAACTTTTTATAATTATCTTTTATCAAATTATCTTCTATATCTTTTTTATTTTCTAAAATACTAATAATACCTTCTTTTTCCATAAGCCTATCATTAACAAAATCAGACATTGAAGATGCAAATCTGCTTTTCTCACATGCAACAGCCCCCCAAAAAACTTTTTTCTTTATGCCGAATAAAGGCTCATAAGGCTTGAATATAGAATAAATAGCAAGAACATTCGTTATAAATCCTATAAAAGTGTATACCAAAGGCTCTGCTATATAATTTAAATATCCTAAAGAAGGATTAAATGAATTGACTGGAAATAAATACGCTGTTAATAGTCCAAATACAAATCCCAAAAAAGCACCTAATATATTTATAGGCTCTAATTCCTTACCCATAAAATCATTGGCCATTTTTGCTATTTCATCTTTATTTAATTTGCCCATATTGTTTTTTATTGTTTTTATTACAATAGAATCTATTACTGATGAAATAAAATCCTTCTCTTTATTTATAAACTTTATTATTGAACTATAGGCATTATTATTAAAAAAATTATCTATTTGTTTTTCTTTTTTTATAATTATTTCATTTATATTATAATCAGAATATTTATCTATAATTGTTTCAAATAAATTAATTATCTCTTCATAAATAGAATTATTAAATAAATCATTAATAGTTTTTTCTTTATATTTTAAGTATACATTATATAAATAATTTTCTATACTTGATTTATTTTCTTTAATGATAACACTAATATCAAAACTATAAAAAAACTTATTTAATGTTTCTTCATTTATAGAATCTATTTTTTTATATACAAATGCTGAAACCTTATCAAAATTTGAAACAGCATATTTAATAATCTCTTTTTCAACAAAACTATATAATTCTTTTATCATATAAGAATCAGCTAATAAACTTATCTTCATATTCAAAAACTTTTCTATCAAAGAATTAGGAAACTCTTTGATATTGAATATCACAATATCTCTTAAAACATTTTTTAAAGTATCCTCATTAACCTCAATACTTTTTAATATTTTAGATATTTTTGTATTATTAAGATAATTTATTATATCATCACACACTGCCTCAACTAATTTCTCATTATTATCTTTATACTTTTGAGTATATTCTATAATTTTATTAACTATCTTATATTTTGA from Brachyspira murdochii DSM 12563 encodes the following:
- a CDS encoding efflux RND transporter permease subunit, with amino-acid sequence MRNFIELVVKRPVAVFMCMIAVLILGFVSLSKLAVDFLPDMELPYITVRTEYENAGPEEVEKSVTRIVENAVATVSDINTITSTSQEGESSVFIEFNWGTDLAVATADIREAIDGVKNSLPDDADSPTVFKFSTDMMPVMEIAFFGTDNLGALYTLIDNQILNKIEQASGVARAEIRGGLQTEMKVDLVLNRLHAYGIDINTIVSLLSSENQNLSGGETYEGVYKYTLRTMGEFTTVEDIENTVVALKTNDTPIKLKDIGRVYQGYSDDSEIVKINGMPAISVSVNKESGGNTVNVSKAVQKQLANLTLPEGVEYEILFNNADNVNESINGVLDTAWQGGLFAVIILMLYLWNIKTVSIIAISIPISIIITFTLMYFMGITLNIISLSGLVLGIGMMVDNSIVVLENIFYYRNNGYGKYSSAINGTSSVALAISASTLTTIAVFLPFLFVEGQTGQLFRDLCITVTVSMIGSLFVALTIVPMLGARLVTNKKTKFLIPIENFVNKNFHNRVNNLYSSVLHYSIKNKKKVLISSLSVVFVIIALGLTFIGKEGFPTSDEGQFKIDVEMPVGTKSEQTQSFVTRMESDIQNLIGEDFDRMQSRVQSGSDENKAEIRVQLRDKSEGRKKSVDEYIEFTRNALVSYPAQINIAAITSSAINSGGRDGGTGGNEIEIELVGDDLDKATEIANNIIAAISDIEGIREPRLTRDDSNPELKIYVNREIAAKMGINVNTIANIVKTSFAGTTATTMTPANSDVTDIDVNVQLGEPDRLNIDDISRLMIPTTSGIVPISSIATVEKSYGPTEIERKDSTRITTIKASGYNRALSEIMTDVQEKIKQEVFIPSGFNINYTGDFEDMNDAFLQLLQALILALVLVYAIMASQFESFIAPFVIALAIPFGFAGSLIALFIGRQTLSVYSGIGFIVLIGIVVNNGIVLIDYMNQLMHEKNISGDEAALESGPRRLRPVLMTTLTTILGLLPMALSGGSGNEMYQPLSLAILGGLLLSTAFTLVIVPTVYAAIRNKIPLKDYEQKDLESRDDFSNYDTINATGK